A single region of the Mugil cephalus isolate CIBA_MC_2020 chromosome 4, CIBA_Mcephalus_1.1, whole genome shotgun sequence genome encodes:
- the cand2 gene encoding cullin-associated NEDD8-dissociated protein 2, translated as MSSVSYHISNLLEKMTSTDKDFRFMATNDLMLELQKDSIKLDEDSERKVVTMLLKLLEDKNGEVQNLAVKCLAPLVSKVKEPQVETMVDTLCSNMTSDKEQLRDISSMGLKTVIAELPLSSSGLTLTASVCKKITSQLIGAMGKQEDVSVQLEALDILSDMLGRLSGTLIGFHSSLLSSLLPQLTSPRMAVRKRSILALGHLVPCCSPALFSQLTEHLLTELAKGPPTSMTRTYIQCLATISRQGGHRVGEHLEKLIPMVVKLTSVEDDELREYCFQAFEAFIRRCPKEMSPHVATVTQLCLKFMTFDPNYNYDDNEEEEENSMDIEEGLEESDEEYSDDDDMSWKVRRSSIKCLEALISSRRDLLLSFYSSICPALLARFKEREENVRADVFTAFSTLLRQTRVGSGHHSLITTTSDPGTSREDEPAVALLKKQVPVIVKALHRQLKEKSIKSRQGCFCLLTELAHTVPGALEEHIPALIPGIVFSLTDKSTSSTMRIDALSFFHVLLLSHPPKAFQPHMQVLVPPVVACVEDTFYKITSEALMVTQQLVKVMRPQGATASAGGFNPKPFIKEVFSVTMKRLKATDIDQEVKERAISCMGHMLCHLGDHLAAELQGVLTIFLERLKNEITRLTAVRTITLVCASPLKVDLSPILPEALSVLGSFLRKNQRALKLATLACLTSLVTHHAASIKPAALEPVLSELPALVDESDMHVSQVSVALLTCMAKACPSSLAKISSSVLPGVFRLVHSPLLQGGVLAAIVDFLQALMMSKTSNLGYSQLLKSLTEPFHSSGPSADSSIVHRQSYHSVARCVAALSSASPKETPGTVASLIQEVKNPGSSESARVLALLCLGEVGRSGSLGGSKEVQGVILEAFSSTSEEVKTAASCALGSMAVGSLSDYLPFLLKEISAQPRRQYLLLHSLKEVISACPASSLSPHVESIWALLFQNCECQEEGTRNLVAECLGKLTLVNPAQLLPRLKQQLKAGSPLARSTVVTAIKFTIVDHPAPIDSLLKDCIGDFLKTLQDKDINVRRVALVMFNSAAHNKPSLIRGLLGAVLPHLYKETQIRKDLIREVEMGPFKHTVDDGLDVRKAAFECMYTLLDSCLEGLDVLQFLDHVEEGLKDHYDIRMLTFLMLARLASLCPAAVLQRLDRLVEPLKATCTTKVKAGSVKQEFEKQEELRRSAMRAVAALLAVPEVERSPSMADFANQIRSNADMASIYQSVQGGDGGGVGPMESMDMS; from the exons ATGTCGAGTGTGTCCTACCACATCTCCAACTTGTTGGAGAAAATGACATCAACTGACAAAGACTTCAG GTTCATGGCCACGAATGACCTAATGCTGGAGCTGCAGAAGGACAGTATCAAGCTGGACGAGGACAGTGAGAGGAAAGTGGTGACCATGCTGCTCAAACTACTGGAGGACAAGAATGGAGAGGTGCAGAACCTGGCTGTCAAATG CCTGGCCCCTCTGGTTAGTAAAGTGAAAGAGCCTCAGGTGGAGACGATGGTGGACACGCTGTGCTCAAACATGACGTCGGACAAGGAGCAGCTGAGAGACATTTCCAGTATGGGACTGAAGACTGTGATTGCTGAGCTCCCGCTGTCTTCATCAG GGCTAACTCTGACAGCCAGTGTGTGTAAGAAGATCACCTCCCAGCTGATCGGTGCTATGGGGAAACAAGAAGACGTGTCAGTTCAGTTAGAGGCCTTGGACATCCTGTCAGACATGTTGGGAAG GCTAAGTGGCACACTGATCGGTTTTCACAGCTCTCTACTCTCCAGCCTCCTGCCCCAG CTAACTAGCCCCAGAATGGCGGTCAGGAAGCGCTCCATCTTGGCTCTCGGTCACCTGGTGCCCTGCTGTAGCCCCGCCCTCTTCTCCCAGCTGACCGAACACCTGTTGACGGAGCTGGCCAAGGGCCCGCCCACATCAATGACAAGGACGTACATCCAGTGCTTGGCAACCATTAGTCGCCAGGGCGGCCATCGAGTCG gtGAGCATTTAGAGAAGCTGATCCCCATGGTGGTGAAGTTGACTAGTGTGGAGGATGACGAGCTCAGAGAATATTGTTTTCAGGCCTTTGAAGCCTTTATacgcag GTGTCCAAAAGAGATGTCACCTCACGTAGCCACAGTGACTCAGCTTTGTCTTAAGTTCATGACGTTCGACCCTAACTACAACTATGACGacaatgaggaagaggaggagaacagcatGGACATAGAGGAAGGACTTGAAG AATCGGATGAAGAGTACAGCGACGATGACGACATGAGCTGGAAGGTGCGGCGCTCGTCCATCAAGTGTTTGGAGGCGCTTATCAGCTCTCGACGTgacctcctcctttccttctaCTCCTCAATCTGCCCCGCGCTGCTCGCCCGGTTCAAGGAGCGTGAGGAGAACGTGAGGGCGGACGTATTCACGGCTTTTTCAACGCTGCTGAGACAAACTAGGGTGGGATCGGGTCACCACAGCCTCATCACAACCACATCCGACCCGGGGACGAGCAGGGAGGACGAGCCGGCAGTTGCTTTACTGAAGAAACAG GTGCCGGTGATCGTGAAGGCTCTCCACAGACAACTGAAGGAGAAGAGCATTAAATCTCGACAGGGCTGCTTCTGTCTCCTCACTGAGCTGGCTCACACTGTACCTGGAGCTCTGGAAGAGCATATACCTGCACTAATAcctg gcATCGTCTTCTCCCTGACAGACaagtccacctcctccaccatgAGGATCGATGCTCTATCCTTcttccacgtcctcctcctctcccaccctCCTAAAGCCTTTCAGCCACACATGCAG GTGCTGGTGCCTCCGGTGGTGGCGTGTGTTGAAGACACTTTCTATAAGATCACCTCGGAGGCTCTGATGGTCACCCAGCAGCTGGTCAAAGTGATGAGGCCACAGGGAGCGACCGCCTCAGCTGGAGGATTCAACCCCAAACCGTTCATCAAGGAG GTGTTTTCAGTAACCATGAAAAGACTCAAAGCTACAGACATCGACCAGGAAGTGAAAGAGCGGGCTATTTCCTGTATGGGTCACATGTTGTGTCACCTTGGCGACCACCTGGCGGCAGAGCTGCAGGGAGTCTTGACGATCTTTctggagagattaaaaaatgagaTAACAAGACTGACAGCGGTCAGGACGATTACCCTCGTCTGTGCTTCTCCATTAAAG GTTGACCTGTCACCCATCCTGCCCGAAGCTTTGTCTGTGTTGGGGTCTTTCTTACGGAAGAACCAACGGGCTCTGAAGCTCGCAACACTGGCATGCCTCACCTCACTCGTCACACATCACGCCGCCAGCATCAAACCTGCAGCCCTGGAGCCCGTCCTGAGTGAACTTCCGGCCCTGGTGGATGAGAGCGACATGCATGTGTCCCAG GTGTCCGTGGCCTTGCTGACCTGCATGGCCAAAGCCTGCCCCTCGTCTCTGGCTAAGATCAGCTCCTCTGTTCTACCAGGCGTCTTCAGGCTAGTCCATTCCCCACTGCTGCAGGGCGGTGTGCTGGCAGCCATAGTGGACTTCCTGCAGGCTCTGATGATGTCCAAAACCAGTAACCTGGGCTACAG tcagTTGCTGAAGTCGCTCACAGAGCCGTTTCACAGCTCTGGGCCGTCTGCAGACAGCAGCATCGTCCATAGACAGTCCTACCACTCTGTCGCTCGCTGTGTGGCTGCTCTGTCATCCGCTTCTCCCAAAGAGACACCGGGCACCGTGGCCAGCCTCATACAGGAG GTAAAGAATCCCGGGTCTTCAGAGTCGGCTCGTGTCCTGGCTCTGTTGTGTctgggggaggtggggaggagcGGCAGTCTGGGAGGAAGCAAAGAGGTGCAGGGAGTCATCTTGGAggccttctcctccaccagtgAGGAG GTGAAGACAGCAGCCTCCTGTGCGTTAGGCAGCATGGCGGTGGGCAGCCTGAGCGACTACCTGCCCTTCCTACTGAAAGAGATCTCAGCTCAGCCACGGAGACAGTACCTGCTCCTACACTCGCTAAAAGAAGTCATCAG TGCCTGTCCGGCCTCTAGTCTCTCGCCCCACGTGGAGTCTATCTGGGCCTTACTGTTTCAGAACTGCGAATGTCAGGAGGAGGGAACCAGGAATCTAGTGGCTGAATGTTTGGGAAAACTGACCTTGGTCAACCCTGCACAGCTTCTGCCCAGACTTAAGCAGCAACTTAAAGCTG GTTCTCCTCTGGCTCGCAGCACAGTGGTGACAGCTATTAAGTTCACTATCGTCGATCATCCTGCTCCCATAGACTCACTGCTGAAAGACTGTATAG GTGACTTCCTGAAGACTCTCCAGGACAAGGACATCAATGTGCGCCGCGTTGCCTTGGTGATGTTCAACTCAGCAGCTCATAACAAACCATCTCTGATCCGTGGTCTCCTGGGAGCTGTGCTGCCTCACCTCTACAAGGAGACCCAGATCAGGAAGGACCTCATCAGAGAG GTGGAGATGGGGCCTTTCAAACACACAGTGGATGATGGTTTGGATGTGCGTAAGGCAGCATTTGAGTGTATGTACACGCTGCTGGACAGCTGTTTGGAGGGACTGGACGTCCTGCAGTTCCTGGATCACGTAGAGGAAGGACTCAAAGACCACTATGATATAAGA ATGTTGACCTTCCTGATGCTGGCCAGACTGGCCTCtctgtgtcctgctgctgtCCTCCAGAGGCTGGACAGACTGGTGGAGCCGCTTAAAGCTACCTGCACAACCAAG GTGAAGGCGGGCTCCGTGAAGCAGGAGTTCGAGAAGCAGGAAGAGCTGCGGCGCTCGGCCATGCGCGCTGTTGCCGCCCTGTTGGCGGTGCCCGAGGTGGAGAGGAGCCCCAGCATGGCCGACTTCGCCAACCAGATCAGATCCAACGCTGACATGGCCTCCATCTACCAGAGCGTCCaaggaggggatggggggggtgTAGGACCCATGGAGAGCATGGATATGAGCTAG
- the sec13 gene encoding protein SEC13 homolog — MVSVINTVDTSHEDMIHDAQMDYYGTRLATCSSDRTVKIFDVRNGGQILVADLRGHEGPVWQVAWAHPMFGNILASCSYDRKVIIWKEENGAWDKMYEYTGHESSVNSVCWGPYDFGLILACGSSDGAISLLTFTGDQQWDVKKISNAHTIGCNAVSWAPAVVPGSLIDQPSGQKPNYVKRFVSGGCDNLVKLWKEEDGQWKEDQKLEAHSDWVRDVGWAPSIGLPTSTIASCSQDGRVFIWTCDDPAGNTWTAKLLHKFNDVVWHVSWSITGNILAVSGGDNKVTLWKESMDGQWACISDVSKGQGAVSTITDTQQNEQ, encoded by the exons ATG gTTTCTGTTATTAACACTGTGGACACCTCCCACGAGGACATGATC CACGATGCCCAGATGGACTACTACGGGACTCGACTGGCCACCTGTTCCTCTGATCGCACCGTCAAGATCTTTGACGTCAGGAACGGAGGGCAGATTCTGGTGGCAGACCTAAGAGG CCATGAGGGCCCTGTGTGGCAGGTAGCGTGGGCTCACCCAATGTTTGGCAACATCCTGGCTTCGTGTTCCTATGACCGCAAGGTCATCATCTGGAAGGAGGAAAACGGAGCCTGGGACAAGATGTACGAGTACACCGGGCACGAGTCGTCAG TGAACTCTGTCTGCTGGGGTCCATATGACTTTGGTCTAATTCTGGCCTGTGGCAGCTCGGACGGAGCAATTTCCCTCCTCACATTTACTGGAGATCAGCAGTGGGATGTCAAGAAAATCAGCAATGCACACACT ATTGGATGTAACGCGGTGAGTTGGGCTCCTGCTGTAGTTCCAGGAAGCCTGATTGATCAGCCGTCGGGACAGAAACCAAACTACGTCAAACGCTTCGTCTCCGGAGGCTGTGACAACCTGGTCAAACTCTGGAA GGAGGAAGACGGTCAGTGGAAGGAGGACCAGAAGCTGGAGGCTCACAGCGACTGGGTGAGAGACGTCGGCTGGGCTCCTTCCATTGGTCTTCCTACCAGCACCATTGCCAGCTGCTCTCAG GACGGTCGCGTGTTCATCTGGACGTGTGATGACCCTGCAGGAAACACCTGGACGGCCAAACTGCTCCACAAGTTCAACGACGTGGTTTGGCACGTCAGCTGGTCTATCACTGGGAATATACTGGCTGTTTCTGGAGGAGACAACAAG GTGACGCTGTGGAAGGAGTCGATGGACGGTCAGTGGGCGTGTATCAGTGACGTCAGTAAAGGCCAGGGCGCCGTCTCCACCATCACAGACACGCAGCAGAACGAGCAGTGA